Proteins found in one Rhizobium sp. NZLR1 genomic segment:
- a CDS encoding ABC transporter ATP-binding protein — translation MNPQMESAKVKAQSIPSWICRLFGPASDHTSIGKNTVSSDALTRATKPSASMALATAAGWGRGLFTLVRITMMAFRHPWQSGFAIGATLVASTFQLMIPRLLGQAVDHTQMAMSGGAAGQAAQDALLTTALLLLGASVLRGLFTMVQNYYSEAVGHHIGYELRLACYEKIQRLSFSFHDTVHSGDLITIGLLDLEGVRMYFSTALVRMILLSILIGIGAYMLLSTDIVLGLLALSFVPFVGWRSSATQLRLRATWLDLQERLSVLTRIMEENLGGIRVVRAFAAQDHELSKFEAASKNALALAHQRVGIRVLNTSAMTFSFFLAMGLVLFVGGGKVTSGEITVGTLASFLTFMTILQMPVRQLGLMVNAFARASTCGSRLFSLLDLDIAIKDAPDAKELAVTDGVLRFENVSFAYPGSEKRTVLHDVSFEARRGQTIGIVGPPGSGKSTIAHLIPRFYDVSGGKITIDGQDIRKATLQSLRRAVAVVQQDSFLFTTTIENNIAYGDPWAKEGRIERASESAQLHNYVLGLPTGYDTVVGERGVSLSGGQRQRLSIARALMLKPAVMVFDDSTAAIDAATEQRIRSAMRRYAADRVTIIVAHRLSSLMHADQILFVEDGRIVERGTHQALLSLGGRYKALYDLQVRPGDEVLSA, via the coding sequence TTGAACCCCCAAATGGAATCGGCAAAAGTGAAGGCGCAATCAATCCCTTCATGGATTTGCCGTCTTTTCGGGCCAGCGTCCGACCACACATCTATTGGAAAAAATACCGTGAGCAGCGATGCGTTAACACGCGCGACGAAGCCTTCGGCTTCGATGGCGCTTGCAACTGCGGCAGGCTGGGGCCGAGGCCTCTTCACATTGGTGCGTATCACCATGATGGCCTTCCGCCACCCCTGGCAATCGGGCTTTGCGATCGGCGCCACGCTGGTCGCTTCCACCTTCCAGCTGATGATCCCCCGCCTTCTCGGCCAGGCGGTCGACCACACACAGATGGCGATGAGCGGCGGCGCGGCGGGCCAGGCGGCGCAGGACGCGCTTTTGACCACGGCGCTGCTCCTGCTCGGCGCCAGCGTGTTGCGCGGCCTCTTCACCATGGTCCAGAACTATTACAGCGAAGCCGTCGGCCATCACATCGGCTACGAGTTGCGGCTGGCCTGCTATGAGAAGATCCAGCGGCTGTCTTTCAGCTTTCACGACACGGTGCATTCCGGCGATCTGATCACCATCGGCCTGCTCGATCTCGAAGGCGTGCGGATGTATTTTTCCACGGCGCTCGTCCGAATGATCCTGCTGTCGATCCTGATCGGCATCGGCGCCTATATGCTGCTGTCGACCGATATCGTGCTCGGCCTCCTGGCGCTCTCTTTCGTGCCCTTCGTCGGCTGGCGCTCCTCGGCGACGCAGCTCAGGCTGCGGGCCACCTGGCTCGATCTGCAGGAGCGGCTTTCGGTGCTGACCCGCATCATGGAGGAGAATCTCGGCGGCATCCGCGTCGTGCGCGCCTTTGCCGCACAGGATCATGAGCTGTCGAAATTCGAGGCGGCCTCGAAGAATGCTCTGGCGCTCGCGCATCAACGCGTCGGCATCCGCGTCCTCAATACCAGCGCCATGACCTTCTCCTTCTTCCTGGCGATGGGCCTGGTGCTCTTCGTCGGCGGCGGCAAGGTGACGTCGGGCGAGATCACCGTCGGCACGCTCGCCTCCTTCCTGACCTTCATGACCATTTTGCAGATGCCGGTGCGCCAGCTCGGCCTGATGGTCAATGCCTTTGCCCGCGCCTCCACCTGCGGCTCGCGCCTCTTCAGCCTGCTCGACCTCGACATCGCGATCAAGGACGCACCGGATGCCAAGGAATTGGCGGTGACCGACGGCGTGCTGCGCTTCGAGAATGTCAGCTTCGCCTATCCCGGTTCGGAAAAGCGCACCGTGCTCCACGATGTCTCCTTCGAAGCCAGACGCGGCCAGACGATCGGCATCGTCGGCCCTCCCGGCAGCGGCAAGTCGACGATCGCCCATCTCATTCCCCGCTTCTACGACGTTAGCGGCGGCAAGATCACCATTGATGGCCAGGACATCCGCAAGGCAACGCTGCAATCGCTGCGCCGGGCGGTTGCCGTCGTGCAGCAGGATTCCTTCCTGTTCACGACGACGATCGAAAACAACATCGCCTATGGCGACCCCTGGGCAAAGGAAGGTCGCATCGAACGCGCCAGTGAAAGCGCCCAGCTGCATAATTACGTGCTCGGCCTGCCCACCGGTTACGACACCGTCGTCGGCGAGCGCGGCGTTTCACTGTCCGGCGGCCAGCGGCAGCGTCTTTCGATCGCCCGGGCGCTGATGCTGAAGCCGGCGGTGATGGTGTTCGACGATTCGACGGCGGCAATCGACGCGGCCACCGAGCAGCGCATCCGCAGCGCCATGCGCCGCTATGCCGCCGACCGGGTGACGATCATCGTCGCCCATCGCCTCAGCTCGCTGATGCATGCCGACCAGATACTGTTCGTCGAAGACGGCCGGATCGTCGAGCGCGGAACACATCAGGCGCTGCTGTCGCTCGGCGGCCGCTACAAGGCGCTCTACGACCTGCAGGTTCGGCCAGGCGACGAGGTGCTGAGCGCCTAA
- a CDS encoding NAD(P)H-dependent oxidoreductase has product MPLKALALNATLKTSDAKEASSTDRMIALIDKALSTYDVKTEVLRLADFNVKPGVTSDEGAGDDWPDIRTKVLAADILLMATPIWLGQPSSVCKRALERMDAFLDETDDQGRMVSYGRVAAVAVVGNEDGAHHVSAELFQALNDVGFTIPASAVAYWVGEALGSTNFVDLDKVPKVVTTAVDTLARNTAHLAGLLKAKQYPGEGD; this is encoded by the coding sequence ATGCCGCTGAAAGCCCTCGCTCTTAACGCCACACTGAAGACCAGCGATGCCAAGGAGGCGTCCTCGACCGACCGGATGATCGCTCTCATCGACAAGGCGTTGTCGACCTATGACGTCAAGACCGAAGTGCTCCGGCTTGCCGATTTCAACGTCAAGCCGGGCGTCACATCGGATGAAGGCGCAGGCGATGACTGGCCTGATATTCGCACCAAGGTGCTCGCCGCCGATATCCTGCTGATGGCGACGCCGATCTGGCTCGGTCAGCCCTCCAGCGTCTGCAAGCGGGCGCTGGAGCGTATGGACGCCTTCCTCGATGAGACCGACGATCAGGGCCGCATGGTTTCCTATGGCAGGGTCGCGGCCGTCGCCGTCGTCGGCAATGAGGACGGCGCCCATCATGTGTCGGCCGAGCTTTTCCAGGCGCTGAACGATGTCGGCTTCACCATTCCGGCCAGCGCCGTCGCCTATTGGGTGGGCGAGGCGTTGGGTTCCACCAATTTCGTCGACCTCGACAAGGTTCCGAAGGTGGTGACGACAGCCGTCGACACGCTGGCGCGCAATACCGCGCATCTGGCCGGCCTGCTGAAGGCGAAGCAATATCCGGGCGAGGGTGACTGA
- a CDS encoding FAD/NAD(P)-binding protein: MTVQGLFSARANAAALISAVPRIAIVGRGFSGMMTAIALMKTLRAPFHLQLFDPNSSVSGGQALASVRASTILNTRVRDLSVSVGDSDDFNDWLCSNAAFRAAVPAAIPGFRQIFVPKEIFSDYVYQRFSEALAARRDITVQVCNDPVVAIRRSHGNRFLLESANPANPLFDTVMLATGYGLNDQDTGGEEVSPVRAQRLVARPHAVLLGSGIRVVDQLLQLRDAGYAGQVTIISRRGFLPQSHTPNSADPLFPAEALPESLPEIVRFIRQACREAEEEGRSWQSVMNGLRKHARSLWRSLPARDKHQFNRHLRAIYDSHRNRLPEAMHLRLKRELAEGRTVLRRGRAGRRGLSGLFFTPAGSSAEEVIHAERIIDCRCQAPDLSAPLIESLFSAGLAMPDELSLGLAVNARGEPFLEDGSTVAGLFAVGPLGLGSLPDIDLVPEIVSQAYAAAERVGERFYPQVKAV, translated from the coding sequence ATGACGGTTCAGGGACTTTTTTCGGCGCGCGCCAATGCGGCGGCGCTGATATCGGCGGTGCCGCGTATTGCCATCGTCGGGCGCGGCTTTTCCGGGATGATGACGGCGATCGCGCTGATGAAGACGCTGCGCGCGCCCTTCCACCTGCAACTGTTCGATCCGAATTCGTCGGTCAGCGGCGGGCAGGCGCTGGCGTCAGTGCGCGCCTCGACGATCCTCAACACCCGCGTGCGCGATCTCTCGGTGTCTGTCGGCGACAGTGACGATTTCAACGATTGGCTCTGCAGCAATGCCGCCTTTCGCGCCGCCGTGCCGGCCGCCATTCCCGGTTTCCGGCAGATCTTCGTGCCGAAGGAAATCTTCAGCGATTATGTCTACCAGCGGTTTTCGGAAGCGCTCGCCGCGCGCCGAGACATTACCGTCCAGGTCTGCAACGATCCGGTGGTGGCGATCCGCAGGAGCCACGGCAACCGTTTCCTGCTCGAAAGCGCCAATCCCGCCAATCCGCTGTTCGATACCGTGATGCTGGCCACCGGCTACGGCCTGAACGATCAGGATACCGGCGGTGAGGAGGTTTCGCCGGTCAGGGCGCAGCGCCTCGTGGCACGGCCACATGCGGTGTTGCTCGGCAGCGGCATTCGCGTCGTCGACCAGCTGCTGCAGCTGCGCGATGCCGGTTATGCCGGCCAGGTGACGATCATTTCCCGCCGCGGTTTCCTGCCCCAGAGCCATACGCCGAATTCCGCCGATCCGCTGTTCCCGGCCGAAGCGCTGCCTGAGAGCCTGCCGGAGATCGTGCGCTTCATCCGCCAGGCCTGTCGCGAGGCTGAAGAAGAGGGCCGAAGCTGGCAATCGGTGATGAACGGCCTCAGGAAACATGCCCGCTCGCTCTGGCGCTCGCTGCCGGCACGCGACAAACATCAGTTCAACCGGCACCTCCGGGCAATCTACGACAGCCACCGCAACCGCCTGCCGGAAGCCATGCACCTGCGCCTGAAACGCGAGCTGGCCGAAGGCCGCACGGTGCTGCGCCGCGGGCGGGCCGGTCGCCGGGGCCTGAGCGGCCTGTTCTTCACGCCGGCCGGTTCCTCTGCGGAAGAGGTCATCCATGCCGAGCGCATCATCGATTGCCGCTGTCAGGCGCCGGATCTTTCGGCGCCGCTGATTGAGAGCCTGTTTTCCGCCGGCCTCGCCATGCCCGACGAACTGTCGCTCGGGCTGGCGGTCAATGCGCGCGGCGAGCCATTCCTGGAGGACGGTTCGACCGTCGCCGGGCTCTTTGCCGTCGGCCCGCTCGGCCTCGGCAGCCTGCCCGACATCGATCTGGTGCCGGAGATCGTCTCGCAGGCTTATGCCGCTGCCGAACGGGTCGGCGAGCGGTTCTACCCACAGGTTAAGGCCGTCTGA
- a CDS encoding PAS domain-containing sensor histidine kinase, whose protein sequence is MEVLNRHDTSLDDEGRFRLLVDAITDYAIYMLSPEGIVTSWNTGAQRFKGYKPSEILGEHFSRFYLEEDRAAGVPERALATAKEHGRFEGEGWRQRKDGSRFWAHVIIDPIRRPSGELIGYAKITRDLTERRAAEKAIRQSEEQFRRLVQGVSDYAIYMLDPDGNVSSWNFGAERIKGYRPKEIIGRHFSTFYTPEDRAAGVPETALGVARGEGRFEREGWRVRKDGTRFWASVVIDAIRDDEGDVIGFAKITRDITEKMETQRALEQAREELFQSQKMEAIGQLTGGIAHDFNNLLMAVLGSLEILKKRMPQDLSLTSLVDNAMQGAQRGAALTQRMLAFSRRQELHMEPIDVSGLMRGMMDMLSRSLGPLTRIETSFPVRLPTILTDPNQLEMAILNLVVNARDAMPSGGRIVLRASEESAPSGKAPLPPGRYIRIAVIDEGEGMDAKTVEQATTPFFTTKGVGKGTGLGLSMVQGLASQSGGRLMLKSSLGEGTTAELWFPVVTVERTAEVALGLTQRAENASRRLRIVAVDDDGLVLMNTTLMLEDLGHTVFEAMAGPDALEILRRQPVDLVICDHAMPRMTGAELAEAIREEWPEMPIILATGYAELPEGTGIANLPRLGKPFSQTQLADAISRVAS, encoded by the coding sequence ATGGAAGTGCTGAATCGACATGATACGTCTCTTGACGACGAGGGGCGCTTTCGTCTTCTGGTCGATGCCATCACCGACTACGCCATCTATATGCTCAGCCCCGAAGGCATCGTCACCAGCTGGAATACTGGCGCTCAGCGCTTCAAAGGTTACAAGCCGTCCGAAATCCTCGGCGAGCATTTTTCCCGTTTCTATCTGGAAGAGGACCGCGCCGCGGGAGTTCCGGAGCGGGCGCTTGCGACCGCCAAGGAACACGGCCGGTTCGAGGGGGAAGGCTGGCGCCAGCGCAAGGATGGCAGCCGCTTCTGGGCGCATGTGATCATCGATCCGATCCGCCGTCCCTCCGGCGAGCTCATCGGCTATGCCAAGATCACCCGGGACCTGACCGAACGCAGAGCCGCCGAAAAGGCGATCCGCCAGAGCGAGGAACAGTTCCGCCGGCTCGTCCAGGGCGTCTCGGATTATGCGATCTATATGCTCGATCCCGACGGCAATGTCAGCAGCTGGAATTTCGGCGCCGAGCGGATCAAGGGTTATCGCCCGAAAGAAATCATCGGCCGGCATTTCTCGACCTTCTATACCCCCGAGGACCGAGCCGCCGGCGTGCCGGAGACCGCGCTCGGCGTTGCGCGCGGCGAAGGCCGGTTCGAGAGGGAAGGCTGGCGCGTCCGCAAGGACGGCACCCGCTTCTGGGCCAGCGTTGTCATCGACGCCATCCGGGATGATGAAGGCGATGTGATCGGTTTTGCCAAGATCACCCGCGATATCACCGAAAAGATGGAAACCCAGCGCGCGCTGGAGCAGGCCCGCGAAGAACTTTTCCAATCGCAGAAAATGGAGGCGATCGGCCAATTGACCGGCGGTATCGCCCATGATTTCAACAATCTGCTGATGGCTGTGCTCGGCAGTCTCGAAATCCTGAAGAAGCGCATGCCGCAGGATCTGTCGCTGACATCGCTTGTTGATAATGCGATGCAGGGTGCCCAGCGCGGCGCGGCATTGACGCAGCGCATGCTGGCTTTTTCCCGCCGGCAGGAACTGCACATGGAGCCGATCGACGTCTCCGGCCTGATGCGCGGCATGATGGACATGCTGAGCCGTTCGCTCGGCCCGCTTACCAGGATCGAGACCTCTTTCCCCGTCAGGCTGCCGACGATCCTGACCGATCCGAACCAGCTGGAGATGGCGATCCTCAACCTCGTCGTCAACGCCCGCGACGCCATGCCGTCCGGCGGCCGGATCGTGCTTCGCGCGTCCGAGGAATCCGCGCCATCAGGCAAGGCTCCGCTGCCGCCTGGCCGCTATATAAGAATAGCGGTGATCGATGAAGGCGAGGGCATGGATGCAAAGACGGTGGAGCAGGCAACGACGCCGTTCTTCACCACCAAGGGCGTCGGCAAGGGTACCGGTCTCGGGCTTTCCATGGTGCAAGGCCTTGCGTCCCAGTCCGGCGGCCGCCTCATGCTGAAGAGCAGTCTTGGCGAAGGCACCACGGCTGAATTGTGGTTCCCGGTCGTCACTGTCGAGCGGACAGCCGAGGTCGCTTTAGGCCTGACGCAACGCGCTGAAAATGCGTCGCGCCGGCTGCGCATCGTCGCCGTTGATGACGATGGTCTGGTGCTGATGAATACGACGCTGATGCTGGAGGATCTCGGTCACACCGTGTTCGAGGCCATGGCCGGCCCCGATGCGCTTGAGATCCTGCGCAGGCAGCCGGTCGATCTGGTGATTTGCGACCATGCCATGCCGCGCATGACGGGGGCTGAACTCGCCGAGGCGATCCGCGAGGAATGGCCTGAGATGCCGATCATTCTCGCAACCGGTTACGCCGAACTCCCCGAAGGAACCGGCATCGCCAATCTGCCCCGCCTCGGCAAGCCCTTCTCGCAGACCCAGCTCGCCGATGCGATCAGCCGGGTCGCTTCTTAG
- a CDS encoding acyltransferase translates to MNRPDYIPSLDGLRGVAALLVVQAHVGLIFPGASVHVTTMGSEAVGLFFALSGFLMAHLYGSRPVTKENVLDFLVSRFARIYPVYLAAVLLVAMLSGIPNLDFVQPIMGGMDFVRHVFLLGSSGVFWSIPPEIQFYLLFPILWLCLARPHRYSGVIVGFAVVIVVDGLLELPGPGIMLVSKLPYFLFGALAGAMHSYWDRWTPSALTGIFTLFLLAVFFAYRHLAPGFSPEFWSLQSAVAAAVIVALVARQPPIAANVLAAAPIRFLGTISFSLYLFHVPIMFLVHRTFETVMPEPALIAVALFVAVGGAWFLHETIEVPSRRLLVGLWQQHRWRVTARDSSAERIERAILDLQETEKRLLSGATSATAGADRAVIQDNGDETRSA, encoded by the coding sequence ATGAACCGGCCGGATTACATTCCCAGTCTCGATGGCCTGCGCGGTGTCGCCGCGCTGCTGGTCGTTCAAGCCCATGTCGGACTTATCTTTCCGGGTGCATCCGTGCATGTAACGACCATGGGCAGCGAAGCCGTCGGCTTGTTCTTTGCCCTCAGCGGCTTTCTGATGGCCCATCTCTACGGTTCCCGGCCGGTGACCAAAGAAAACGTCCTGGATTTTCTGGTGAGCCGCTTTGCCCGCATCTATCCGGTTTATCTGGCTGCCGTTCTGCTCGTGGCGATGTTATCTGGCATACCAAATCTGGACTTCGTTCAGCCGATCATGGGCGGGATGGACTTTGTGCGCCATGTGTTTCTGCTGGGCTCGAGTGGCGTTTTCTGGTCGATTCCACCCGAAATTCAATTCTATCTGCTCTTCCCAATCCTATGGCTTTGCTTAGCCCGGCCGCACCGCTATAGCGGCGTGATCGTCGGCTTCGCAGTGGTCATCGTCGTGGATGGCCTGCTTGAATTGCCAGGGCCTGGAATCATGCTCGTTTCCAAGCTCCCGTACTTTCTTTTCGGCGCACTTGCCGGGGCGATGCATTCTTACTGGGATCGATGGACGCCTTCCGCCCTCACGGGAATTTTCACGCTGTTCCTTCTGGCGGTGTTCTTCGCTTACAGGCATCTCGCGCCTGGTTTTTCGCCCGAATTCTGGAGCCTGCAAAGTGCGGTCGCCGCGGCCGTCATCGTGGCACTCGTCGCACGACAACCTCCCATCGCAGCAAATGTCCTGGCAGCTGCACCGATAAGGTTTCTGGGGACGATCAGCTTCTCCCTCTATCTTTTCCACGTCCCCATAATGTTCCTGGTGCATCGGACTTTTGAGACTGTGATGCCGGAACCGGCGCTCATCGCGGTAGCGCTGTTCGTTGCGGTGGGGGGAGCGTGGTTCCTTCATGAGACGATCGAAGTCCCGAGCCGACGCCTGCTCGTCGGCTTGTGGCAGCAGCACCGGTGGCGCGTAACCGCACGCGATTCTTCGGCTGAGCGGATCGAACGCGCGATCCTTGACCTGCAAGAGACCGAAAAGCGCCTCCTCAGCGGCGCAACTTCAGCCACGGCCGGGGCCGACCGCGCCGTCATCCAAGATAATGGCGACGAGACGCGTAGCGCGTAG
- a CDS encoding SURF1 family protein — MSKAPSDKSERPPSRAKRAIFCVCLVLLAAGLAALGTWQVQRLAWKRDLIAQVDQRVHAAPLPAPTQADWAKVNAADDEYRRVSAAGTLANDKETLVYASTALGPGYWVMTPLTLADGTAVLVNRGFVPTDRRDPATRRDGELSGIVEITGLMRMSEPKGSLLQSNDLAADRWYSRDVAAIAQKRGLSAVAPYFIDADAAANPGGLPVGGLTIIHFPNNHLVYAITWYGLAAMVLALLVFILRGETGRGRRE, encoded by the coding sequence ATGAGCAAGGCTCCCTCGGACAAATCGGAACGACCGCCTTCTCGAGCAAAACGCGCGATTTTCTGCGTCTGCCTGGTGCTGCTTGCCGCAGGTCTCGCAGCCCTCGGCACCTGGCAGGTGCAGCGGCTCGCCTGGAAGCGTGATCTCATCGCCCAGGTCGATCAGCGTGTGCATGCCGCCCCCCTGCCCGCCCCGACCCAAGCCGACTGGGCCAAGGTCAATGCCGCCGATGACGAATATCGGCGGGTGAGCGCAGCTGGGACGCTGGCGAACGACAAGGAGACGCTGGTCTATGCGTCGACGGCGCTCGGCCCCGGCTATTGGGTGATGACGCCGCTAACGCTTGCCGACGGCACCGCCGTTCTCGTCAATCGCGGCTTCGTTCCGACAGACCGGCGCGATCCGGCCACGCGCCGCGACGGCGAATTGTCGGGCATCGTTGAGATCACCGGGCTGATGCGGATGAGCGAGCCGAAGGGATCGCTGCTGCAATCCAATGACCTCGCCGCCGACCGATGGTATTCCCGCGATGTCGCGGCGATCGCGCAAAAGCGCGGTCTCAGTGCGGTCGCGCCCTATTTCATCGATGCGGATGCCGCCGCCAATCCGGGCGGCCTGCCTGTCGGCGGCCTGACGATCATCCATTTCCCCAATAACCATCTCGTCTATGCAATCACCTGGTACGGGCTGGCGGCGATGGTGCTGGCCTTGCTGGTGTTCATCCTTCGCGGCGAGACCGGCAGAGGCCGCCGGGAGTAG
- the cyoD gene encoding cytochrome o ubiquinol oxidase subunit IV, with amino-acid sequence MSSQVPAHEDAHEAHHGHSHGHQAGHGTFRSYMTGFVLSVILTAIPFWLVMSGVFDSPAVTAVLVMGLAAIQIVVHMVFFLHMNPRSEGGWTMMALIFTIIIVAIALSGSLWVMHHLNANMMPMSPEMMKNMP; translated from the coding sequence ATGAGTTCGCAAGTACCCGCACACGAGGACGCGCACGAGGCGCATCACGGCCACAGCCACGGCCATCAGGCCGGCCACGGCACCTTCCGGAGCTACATGACGGGCTTCGTGCTGTCCGTCATCCTCACCGCCATTCCCTTCTGGCTGGTCATGTCAGGCGTGTTCGATAGCCCGGCGGTGACGGCGGTGCTGGTGATGGGCCTCGCCGCCATCCAGATCGTCGTGCATATGGTCTTCTTCCTGCACATGAACCCTCGTAGCGAGGGCGGCTGGACGATGATGGCGCTGATCTTCACCATCATCATCGTCGCCATCGCGCTCTCCGGTTCGCTCTGGGTCATGCATCATCTCAACGCCAACATGATGCCGATGAGCCCCGAGATGATGAAGAACATGCCGTGA
- the cyoC gene encoding cytochrome o ubiquinol oxidase subunit III produces MSDQTIDTAEKPEFYLTEDHHPENSTNLGFWLYLMSDCLIFAVLFATHGVLGRNYAAGPSPADLFDLPIVALNTSMLLLSSITYGFAMLQMERNAKAEMLFWLAVTGLFGAAFIGLELYEFIHLIHEGAGPTRSAFLSSFFTLVGTHGLHVTFGIIWLITLMVQVSMHGLVEANRRRLMCLSMFWHFLDVVWIGVFSFVYLLGVLG; encoded by the coding sequence ATGAGCGATCAGACCATCGACACGGCCGAAAAGCCTGAATTCTACCTGACTGAAGACCATCATCCGGAAAACAGCACCAATCTCGGCTTCTGGCTCTACCTGATGAGCGACTGCCTGATCTTCGCGGTGCTGTTTGCCACGCACGGCGTGCTCGGCCGCAACTATGCCGCCGGTCCGTCGCCGGCCGATCTCTTCGATCTGCCGATCGTTGCCCTCAACACCTCGATGCTGCTGCTCTCGTCGATCACCTACGGCTTCGCCATGCTGCAGATGGAGCGCAACGCCAAGGCGGAAATGCTTTTCTGGCTCGCCGTCACCGGCCTGTTCGGCGCCGCCTTCATCGGGCTCGAGCTTTATGAATTCATCCACCTGATCCATGAAGGCGCCGGGCCGACGCGCAGCGCCTTCCTCTCCTCCTTCTTCACCCTGGTCGGCACGCACGGCCTGCACGTCACCTTCGGCATCATCTGGCTGATCACGCTGATGGTGCAAGTGTCGATGCACGGGCTGGTCGAGGCCAACCGCCGCCGCCTGATGTGCCTTTCGATGTTCTGGCACTTCCTCGACGTCGTCTGGATCGGCGTCTTTTCCTTCGTCTATCTGCTGGGAGTCCTCGGATGA